The Microbulbifer sp. YPW1 genome contains a region encoding:
- the rpsS gene encoding 30S ribosomal protein S19, protein MPRSLKKGPFIDLHLIKKVEAAIEKNDRRPIKTWSRRSMVMPEMVGLTIAVHNGRQHVPVLINEEMVGHKLGEFAATRTYRGHAADKKAKKR, encoded by the coding sequence GTGCCACGCTCATTAAAGAAAGGTCCCTTTATTGATCTGCATTTGATCAAGAAGGTGGAGGCGGCGATTGAGAAAAATGATCGTCGACCGATTAAAACCTGGTCCCGCCGTTCCATGGTTATGCCGGAAATGGTGGGCCTGACGATTGCCGTTCATAACGGTCGTCAACACGTGCCCGTTCTGATCAACGAAGAAATGGTTGGTCACAAGCTGGGCGAATTCGCGGCTACCCGCACTTACCGTGGCCACGCTGCGGATAAGAAAGCGAAGAAGCGCTAA
- the rplB gene encoding 50S ribosomal protein L2: MAIVKTKPTSAGRRHLVKVVNSDLHKGAPYAPLLEKKSKSGGRNNNGRITTRHIGGGHKHHYRVVDFKRNKDGIPATVERLEYDPNRSAHIALVCYADGERRYILAPKHLKAGDKVQSGDAAPIKVGNTLPLRNIPVGSVIHAIELKPGKGAQLARSAGASVQLVAREGQYATIRLRSGEMRRVLSECRATLGEVSNSEHSLRKLGKAGAKRWRGVRPTVRGVAMNPVDHPHGGGEGRTSGGRHPVTPWGVPTKGKKTRKNKRTDNMIVRRRGK, translated from the coding sequence ATGGCAATTGTAAAGACAAAACCGACCTCTGCTGGCCGTCGTCACCTAGTAAAGGTTGTTAATTCCGACCTGCACAAGGGTGCACCTTACGCGCCGCTGCTGGAGAAGAAGTCCAAGTCCGGTGGTCGTAACAACAACGGTCGCATCACTACCCGTCATATCGGTGGTGGTCACAAGCATCACTACCGCGTAGTGGATTTCAAGCGTAACAAGGATGGCATTCCGGCCACCGTTGAGCGCCTGGAATACGATCCGAACCGCAGCGCGCATATCGCTCTGGTTTGCTACGCCGACGGTGAGCGCCGTTACATTCTTGCACCGAAGCACTTGAAAGCTGGTGACAAGGTCCAGTCCGGCGACGCTGCGCCGATCAAAGTGGGTAACACTTTGCCGCTGCGCAACATCCCGGTTGGTTCCGTGATTCACGCCATCGAGCTGAAGCCTGGTAAAGGTGCTCAGCTGGCCCGCTCTGCCGGTGCCTCTGTACAGCTGGTTGCCCGTGAAGGTCAGTACGCGACTATCCGTCTGCGTTCTGGCGAAATGCGTCGGGTTCTGTCCGAGTGCCGCGCCACCCTGGGTGAAGTGAGCAACTCCGAGCACAGCCTGCGCAAGCTGGGTAAAGCAGGTGCCAAACGCTGGCGCGGTGTTCGTCCTACCGTTCGCGGTGTGGCGATGAACCCGGTAGACCACCCGCACGGTGGTGGTGAAGGTCGTACCTCTGGTGGTCGTCACCCTGTGACGCCTTGGGGTGTTCCGACCAAGGGTAAGAAAACGCGTAAGAACAAGCGCACCGACAACATGATTGTACGTCGTCGCGGCAAGTAA
- the rplW gene encoding 50S ribosomal protein L23: MNQERIYKVLLGPVISEKAAVLADAANQVVFKVTTDASKAEIKAAVEKLFNVSVEQVRTVNVKGKTKRTRYGMGQRNDWKKAYVRLAEGSDINFEAAE; this comes from the coding sequence ATGAACCAAGAGCGAATCTACAAAGTACTGCTGGGTCCGGTAATTTCCGAGAAAGCTGCTGTGCTGGCGGATGCCGCCAACCAGGTAGTGTTCAAGGTCACCACCGACGCGTCCAAAGCCGAGATCAAGGCCGCGGTAGAGAAGCTGTTCAATGTTTCTGTTGAGCAGGTTCGCACCGTGAACGTAAAAGGCAAAACCAAACGTACTCGCTACGGCATGGGCCAGCGTAACGACTGGAAAAAAGCCTACGTTCGCCTGGCCGAAGGCAGCGACATCAACTTTGAAGCTGCTGAGTAA
- the rplD gene encoding 50S ribosomal protein L4: MELNIATPEGAKGTVAVSEVAFGREFNQDLVHQAVVAYMAGARQGTKAQKNRSAVSGGGKKPWRQKGTGRARAGTIRSPLWRSGGVTFAAEPRDHSVKLNKKMYRAALRCILSELARQERLVVVESFDVEAPKTKQLVTKLAQYDLAEALIVTEEVNENLYLAARNLHKIDVRDVQGIDPVSLIRFDKVVVTVSALKKIDEVLG; the protein is encoded by the coding sequence ATGGAACTGAATATCGCTACTCCCGAAGGCGCCAAAGGCACTGTAGCTGTCTCTGAAGTGGCTTTCGGTCGTGAATTCAACCAGGACCTGGTACACCAGGCCGTCGTCGCCTACATGGCTGGCGCGCGCCAGGGCACCAAGGCCCAGAAGAACCGCTCTGCGGTTTCCGGTGGCGGCAAGAAGCCTTGGCGCCAGAAAGGTACTGGCCGTGCTCGCGCCGGTACTATCCGCAGCCCGCTGTGGCGCTCCGGTGGCGTAACTTTCGCCGCTGAACCGCGCGATCACAGCGTCAAGCTGAACAAGAAAATGTACCGCGCTGCACTGCGCTGCATTCTCTCTGAGCTGGCTCGTCAGGAGCGTCTGGTTGTTGTTGAGTCTTTCGACGTGGAAGCGCCGAAAACCAAGCAGCTGGTAACCAAGCTTGCCCAGTACGATCTGGCAGAAGCGCTGATCGTGACCGAAGAGGTTAATGAAAACCTCTACCTGGCCGCGCGCAACCTGCACAAGATCGATGTTCGCGATGTCCAGGGTATCGATCCGGTAAGCCTGATTCGCTTTGACAAGGTCGTGGTTACCGTTTCTGCACTGAAGAAAATTGATGAGGTGCTGGGATGA
- the rplC gene encoding 50S ribosomal protein L3, which yields MTIGIVGRKSGMTRIFTEDGASIPVTVIEVAPNRVTQVKTQETDGYSAVQVTVGARKASRVSKPQAGHFAKANTEAGSALFELRTDGSEESFEIGSEITVASFEAGQKIDVTGTSKGKGFQGGIKRWNFRMQDATHGNSLSHRAPGSIGQCQTPGRVWKGKKMAGHMGAERVTTQNLEVVRVDAERNLLLVKGAVPGAPGGNVIVRPAVKA from the coding sequence ATGACTATAGGTATTGTCGGCCGCAAGAGCGGCATGACTCGCATCTTCACTGAAGATGGCGCGTCTATCCCGGTAACTGTTATCGAGGTAGCTCCCAATCGCGTCACTCAGGTGAAAACTCAGGAAACTGACGGCTACTCCGCAGTGCAGGTAACTGTGGGTGCTCGTAAGGCTTCCCGTGTCTCCAAGCCCCAAGCGGGCCACTTCGCCAAAGCCAACACAGAGGCTGGCTCTGCTCTTTTCGAACTGCGTACTGACGGTTCTGAAGAGTCCTTCGAAATCGGTTCTGAAATCACTGTTGCTAGCTTCGAAGCTGGTCAGAAGATTGACGTAACCGGCACTTCCAAAGGTAAAGGATTTCAGGGCGGTATTAAGCGCTGGAACTTCCGCATGCAAGACGCTACCCACGGTAACTCCCTGTCTCACCGCGCACCCGGTTCTATCGGTCAGTGCCAGACCCCTGGTCGTGTGTGGAAAGGCAAGAAGATGGCCGGTCACATGGGTGCTGAGCGTGTTACCACGCAAAACCTGGAAGTGGTTCGTGTGGATGCCGAGCGCAACCTGCTGCTGGTAAAAGGCGCTGTTCCCGGAGCTCCGGGTGGCAACGTGATCGTTCGTCCGGCTGTGAAAGCCTAA
- the rpsJ gene encoding 30S ribosomal protein S10, with translation MQGQRIRIRLKAFDHKLIDTSTQEIVETAKRTGAQVRGPIPLPTRKEKYTVLISPHVNKDARDQYEIRTHKRLLDIVEPTEKTVDALMKLDLAAGVEVQISLG, from the coding sequence ATGCAGGGTCAACGCATCCGAATTCGCCTGAAGGCGTTTGATCACAAGCTGATCGACACGTCTACTCAGGAGATCGTCGAGACGGCCAAGCGCACTGGCGCTCAGGTTCGCGGTCCCATTCCGCTGCCGACTCGTAAAGAGAAGTACACCGTACTGATCTCTCCGCACGTCAACAAAGACGCGCGCGACCAGTATGAAATCCGTACTCACAAGCGTTTGCTGGACATTGTTGAGCCCACCGAGAAAACCGTTGACGCGCTGATGAAGCTCGATCTGGCGGCAGGTGTTGAGGTTCAGATTAGTCTCGGCTAA
- a CDS encoding aminoacyl-tRNA deacylase — MTIASTVSQYLTDHSIQYRVIPHEHSATNRESAHKANVREDRVAKAIMLKDERGTVMTIIPASSSLDMRAVHEETGRNHLEMMDESEFQQHFSDCEVGALPPLGPAYGITTLVDSGLDDRDTLYLESGDHESLIAMDGRDFDQLMSGSRHCNLTRDWI, encoded by the coding sequence ATGACTATTGCCAGCACTGTCAGTCAGTACCTGACTGACCATTCAATTCAGTATCGGGTCATCCCCCACGAGCACAGCGCTACCAACCGGGAAAGCGCACACAAAGCCAATGTTCGCGAAGACCGGGTCGCCAAGGCCATCATGCTCAAGGATGAACGCGGTACGGTGATGACCATCATCCCCGCAAGCAGCAGCCTGGACATGCGCGCCGTACACGAGGAGACCGGCCGCAACCATCTGGAAATGATGGACGAGAGCGAATTCCAGCAACACTTTTCTGACTGTGAGGTCGGCGCCCTGCCCCCGCTGGGCCCAGCCTACGGGATTACCACCCTGGTGGACAGCGGCCTGGACGACCGGGACACCCTCTACCTCGAGTCCGGGGACCACGAGTCACTGATCGCAATGGATGGCCGCGACTTCGACCAGCTCATGTCAGGCAGCAGACACTGCAACCTGACCCGAGACTGGATTTAA
- the tuf gene encoding elongation factor Tu, which yields MGKEKFERSKPHVNVGTIGHVDHGKTTLTAALTRVCAEVWGGAAVAFDGIDNAPEERERGITIATSHVEYESPTRHYAHVDCPGHADYVKNMITGAAQMDGAILVCGATDGPMPQTREHILLSRQVGVPYIVVFLNKADLLAEDCGGVGSEEYAEMMELVEMELRELLDQYEFPGDDTPIIAGSALMALNGEDGDELGTTAVKKLVETLDEYIPEPERAVDMPFLMPIEDVFSISGRGTVVTGRVERGIINTGDEIEIVGIKETTKTTCTGVEMFRKLLDEGRAGENIGALLRGTKRDEVERGQVLAKPGSITPHTKFEGEVYILSKDEGGRHTPFFKGYRPQFYFRTTDVTGAVELPEGTEMVMPGDNIQMKVELIAPIAMEEGLRFAIREGGRTVGAGVVAKILD from the coding sequence ATGGGAAAAGAAAAGTTTGAACGTTCCAAGCCCCACGTAAACGTGGGCACCATCGGTCACGTTGACCACGGTAAAACCACCCTGACCGCTGCGCTGACTCGCGTATGTGCGGAAGTATGGGGCGGCGCAGCCGTTGCTTTCGACGGTATCGACAATGCACCGGAAGAGCGTGAGCGTGGTATCACCATCGCTACCTCTCACGTTGAATACGAGTCCCCGACCCGTCACTACGCGCACGTAGACTGCCCGGGCCACGCCGACTACGTTAAAAACATGATCACCGGTGCTGCTCAGATGGACGGCGCTATCCTGGTATGTGGTGCGACTGACGGCCCTATGCCCCAGACTCGCGAACACATCCTGCTGTCTCGTCAGGTAGGTGTACCTTACATCGTTGTGTTCCTGAACAAGGCTGACCTGCTGGCAGAAGACTGTGGCGGTGTTGGTTCTGAAGAATACGCCGAGATGATGGAACTGGTTGAAATGGAGCTGCGCGAGCTGCTGGACCAGTACGAATTCCCGGGCGACGACACTCCGATCATTGCTGGTTCCGCTCTGATGGCGCTGAACGGTGAAGACGGTGATGAGCTGGGTACTACCGCTGTTAAGAAGCTGGTAGAAACCCTGGACGAGTACATCCCGGAGCCGGAGCGTGCAGTAGACATGCCGTTCCTGATGCCGATCGAAGACGTATTCTCCATCTCTGGCCGTGGTACCGTGGTAACTGGTCGTGTTGAGCGTGGCATCATCAATACCGGCGACGAAATCGAAATCGTTGGTATCAAAGAGACCACCAAGACCACCTGTACCGGTGTTGAAATGTTCCGCAAGCTGCTCGACGAAGGTCGTGCTGGTGAGAACATCGGCGCACTGCTGCGTGGCACCAAGCGTGACGAAGTTGAGCGTGGTCAGGTCCTGGCGAAGCCGGGTTCCATCACCCCGCACACCAAGTTCGAAGGTGAGGTGTACATCCTGTCCAAGGACGAAGGTGGTCGTCACACCCCGTTCTTCAAAGGCTACCGTCCGCAGTTCTACTTCCGTACCACCGACGTAACTGGTGCGGTTGAGCTGCCGGAAGGCACCGAAATGGTAATGCCGGGCGACAACATTCAGATGAAAGTTGAGCTGATCGCGCCGATCGCCATGGAAGAAGGCCTGCGCTTCGCCATCCGCGAAGGTGGCCGTACCGTTGGTGCTGGCGTTGTAGCTAAAATCCTCGACTAA
- the fusA gene encoding elongation factor G: MARKTPIERYRNIGICAHVDAGKTTTTERVLFYTGLSHKIGEVHEGAATMDWMEQEQERGITITSAATTCFWAGMQQQFPQHRVNIIDTPGHVDFTIEVERSLRVLDGAVVVLCGSSGVQPQTETVWRQANKYEVPRMVFVNKMDRAGADFRKVVGQLKTRLNATAVPLQMTIGAEDEFKGVVDLVKMKAILWNEEDMGMTFDYADIPAELQDECEEMREFLVEAAAEANEELMEKYLEEGELTEEEIKAAIRQRTLANEIVPVLGGSAFKNKGVQAMLDAVIEYLPAPTEVKAIEGTLDDGETVETRKADDNAPFAALAFKIATDPFVGTLTFFRVYSGKLESGTAVYNSVKMKKERVGRMVQMHSNDRKEIKEVLAGDIAAAIGLKDVTTGDTLCAEDAKIVLERMEFPEPVISVAVEPKSKPDQEKMGIALGKLAQEDPSFRVKTDEETGQTIISGMGELHLDIIVDRMRREFNVEANIGKPQVAYRETIRNTSEIEGKFVRQSGGRGQYGHVWVKFEPAEDESQEGLEFENAIVGGVVPKEYIPAVQKGIEEQMQNGVLAGYPLLGLKATLYDGSFHDVDSNEMAFKIAGSMATKKLAQVGGAVLLEPMMKVEVVTPEENMGDVVGDLNRRRGLIQGMEDSASGKVVNAEVPLAEMFGYATDLRSATQGRATYTMEFLKYAEAPKNVADEIIAKNKG; this comes from the coding sequence GTGGCACGTAAAACGCCTATCGAACGCTATCGCAATATCGGTATCTGCGCCCACGTAGACGCCGGTAAAACCACGACTACCGAGCGCGTACTGTTCTACACCGGTCTGTCCCACAAAATTGGTGAGGTGCACGAGGGTGCCGCAACCATGGACTGGATGGAGCAGGAGCAGGAGCGTGGTATCACCATCACCTCTGCAGCGACCACCTGTTTCTGGGCTGGTATGCAGCAACAGTTCCCGCAGCATCGCGTAAACATCATCGACACCCCCGGACACGTTGACTTCACCATTGAGGTGGAGCGTTCCCTGCGTGTACTGGACGGCGCTGTTGTTGTTCTGTGTGGCTCTTCCGGTGTGCAGCCGCAGACCGAAACCGTATGGCGTCAGGCCAACAAGTACGAAGTACCACGCATGGTATTCGTCAACAAAATGGACCGCGCCGGTGCAGACTTCCGTAAGGTTGTCGGCCAGCTGAAAACCCGTCTGAACGCCACTGCAGTACCTCTGCAGATGACCATTGGCGCAGAAGACGAGTTCAAGGGTGTTGTCGACCTGGTCAAGATGAAAGCCATCCTGTGGAACGAAGAAGACATGGGTATGACTTTCGACTACGCCGACATCCCGGCTGAGCTGCAGGACGAGTGCGAAGAAATGCGCGAGTTCCTGGTGGAAGCGGCGGCGGAAGCCAACGAAGAGCTGATGGAGAAGTACCTGGAAGAGGGTGAGCTGACCGAAGAAGAGATCAAGGCAGCCATCCGTCAGCGTACCCTGGCCAACGAAATCGTACCGGTTCTGGGCGGCTCTGCGTTCAAGAACAAGGGCGTACAGGCCATGCTGGACGCGGTTATTGAATACCTGCCTGCGCCTACCGAAGTTAAGGCGATTGAAGGTACTCTGGACGACGGTGAAACCGTTGAAACCCGTAAGGCTGACGACAATGCGCCGTTCGCTGCTCTGGCGTTCAAGATCGCTACCGACCCGTTCGTTGGTACTCTGACTTTCTTCCGCGTGTACTCCGGTAAGCTGGAAAGCGGCACCGCGGTATACAACTCCGTGAAAATGAAGAAAGAACGCGTTGGCCGTATGGTGCAGATGCACTCCAACGACCGTAAAGAGATCAAGGAAGTACTGGCGGGCGACATCGCTGCGGCTATCGGCTTGAAGGATGTGACCACTGGTGACACTCTGTGCGCCGAAGACGCCAAGATTGTTCTCGAACGCATGGAATTCCCTGAGCCGGTAATCTCCGTGGCGGTAGAGCCGAAGTCCAAGCCGGACCAGGAAAAGATGGGTATTGCCCTGGGCAAACTGGCTCAGGAAGACCCCTCTTTCCGCGTTAAAACCGACGAAGAGACTGGCCAGACCATCATCTCCGGTATGGGTGAGCTACACCTGGACATCATCGTTGACCGCATGCGTCGCGAATTCAACGTTGAAGCCAACATCGGTAAGCCGCAGGTGGCCTATCGTGAAACTATCCGCAACACCTCTGAGATCGAAGGCAAGTTCGTTCGCCAGTCCGGTGGTCGCGGTCAGTACGGTCACGTATGGGTGAAGTTCGAGCCGGCAGAAGACGAGTCCCAGGAAGGTCTGGAATTCGAAAACGCCATCGTTGGTGGTGTGGTACCGAAGGAATACATTCCTGCGGTACAGAAGGGTATCGAAGAGCAGATGCAGAATGGTGTTCTGGCTGGCTACCCGCTGCTGGGCCTGAAGGCTACCCTGTACGACGGCTCCTTCCACGATGTGGACTCCAATGAAATGGCGTTCAAGATCGCTGGTTCCATGGCAACCAAGAAGCTGGCTCAGGTCGGCGGCGCGGTTCTGCTCGAGCCGATGATGAAAGTGGAAGTAGTTACCCCGGAAGAAAACATGGGTGACGTTGTGGGTGACCTCAACCGTCGTCGTGGTCTGATCCAGGGTATGGAAGACAGTGCTTCTGGTAAGGTTGTCAACGCTGAAGTGCCGCTGGCCGAAATGTTCGGTTACGCCACTGACCTGCGTTCTGCTACCCAGGGCCGTGCGACCTACACCATGGAATTCCTGAAGTACGCTGAAGCGCCGAAAAACGTCGCTGACGAAATCATCGCGAAAAACAAAGGCTAA
- the rpsG gene encoding 30S ribosomal protein S7 — protein MPRRRVVAKREVLPDPKFGNVTLAKFMNHVMISGKKSVAESIVYGALDLVSEKLNKDPIEVFEESLENIAPMVEVKSRRVGGATYQVPVEVRPARRTALAMRWLVDFSRKRGEKSMAQRLANEMIDASQNKGGAVKKREDVHRMAEANKAFSHYRF, from the coding sequence ATGCCAAGAAGACGAGTAGTCGCCAAGCGCGAAGTGCTGCCCGATCCCAAGTTCGGGAACGTGACTCTGGCCAAGTTCATGAACCATGTCATGATCTCTGGTAAGAAGTCTGTGGCAGAGAGCATCGTTTACGGTGCACTGGATCTGGTTTCAGAAAAGCTGAACAAAGATCCGATTGAAGTTTTTGAAGAGTCCCTGGAAAACATCGCCCCGATGGTGGAAGTTAAGTCCCGTCGTGTTGGTGGTGCTACCTACCAGGTGCCGGTAGAAGTGCGTCCCGCACGTCGTACCGCGCTGGCAATGCGCTGGCTGGTAGATTTCTCCCGTAAGCGCGGTGAGAAGTCCATGGCCCAGCGTCTGGCCAATGAAATGATCGATGCTTCCCAGAACAAGGGCGGCGCGGTCAAGAAGCGTGAAGACGTGCATCGTATGGCGGAAGCCAACAAAGCGTTCTCCCACTATCGTTTCTAA
- the rpsL gene encoding 30S ribosomal protein S12, with translation MATINQLVRKPRKRKVEKSDVPALQASPQRRGVCTRVYTTTPKKPNSALRKVCRVRLTNGYEVTSYIGGEGHNLQEHSVVLIRGGRVKDLPGVRYHTVRGALDCAGVNDRKQGRSKYGAKRPKG, from the coding sequence ATGGCAACGATCAACCAGTTGGTTCGTAAGCCGAGAAAACGCAAAGTTGAAAAAAGCGACGTGCCTGCACTGCAAGCTAGCCCGCAGCGCCGTGGAGTTTGTACTCGTGTGTATACCACTACACCGAAGAAGCCGAACTCCGCACTGCGTAAAGTTTGTCGTGTGCGCCTGACCAACGGTTACGAAGTAACTTCGTACATCGGCGGTGAAGGCCACAACCTGCAGGAGCACAGCGTGGTGCTGATTCGCGGCGGTCGTGTAAAAGACCTGCCGGGTGTGCGCTACCACACTGTACGCGGTGCACTTGACTGTGCCGGCGTAAACGATCGCAAGCAGGGCCGTTCCAAGTACGGTGCCAAGCGTCCTAAGGGTTAA